The genomic DNA cctctttatcccccctccccctccccctcctcttcctctctcttcctcctcctcctcttcctcctcctcctcctgctaatgctgatctctctctcttctcctccctcctccctcttgcttctcctgctctttccctcctcctcttgcttctcctgctcttcctcctcctcttgctttctcctgctcttcctccctcccctctccttctccctcctccttctctctcctccttcctcccctccctccctccctccctccctccctcctcctcctcctccacacccacctcccctcctcccactcctgctaatgcgccttctctctctctctctctctctctctctctctctctctctctctctctctctctctctctctctctctctctctctctctctctctctctttctctctctcgtttctctttctcgtttctctctctcgtttctctctctcgtttctctttctcgtttctctctctctgcttttctctcttctctctgtttctctctctctgctttctctctctctctgtttctctctctctctctgtttctctctctctctctctctctctctgcttctctctctctctctctctctctctctctgcttctctctctctctctgtctgtctctctctctctctctcgtctctctctctctctctctctctctctctctctctctctctctctctctctctctctctctctctctctctctctctctctctctctctgtcttcccctctgtctctctctctgtctctctctctctccttctctctctctctacttctctctctctccttctctctctctccttctctctctctctctctctctctctttctctctctctctctctctctctctctctctctctctctttcttttgttctgtctctctggTTACAAAAGTTCTTTCAGAGTGAGTTCTGTAAAGAGTTTTTAATGggatttcttcttttcatgtaGGAGGCAGAGAAACCTTTGAATACATTACAGTGTCAATTTAAACTTGTGCTTATGAAGACATtgtctttatagttattatttttttctttggctgcATAATGTCAGTTAGTATATCTGCTAACTTTTGTTTTATTGGTAGCGTAGAACAAGAAAAAGTATACTTAAGGATGTGATGTGCTATAATTGTGCATAATTTTGATTGATTCCGATACTCAAATCAACTTGTCAACTCTTGTGGcaacttatttattattaatacaatatcTTTTGACAACTTATATAGTattgaaatgataaagatgattttgaGCCATCTGATGTACTAAATTTAGTTGGGCTTAGTTTGTAGTATTTTGGTGACTGTGCTGTTTTGATAGGCTTATATGTAAAAGATTTTAATCTGTatatttaattttcatcattgctttacaggaaaaaaaaataacaataaaactaacatGTCAGTACATTACATCATTAGGGAGTTTGTACCAAAGCTATTGTTGATTTGGCATAAACATTTCCTTAACAATGGCCAAGTATTcttatttttggtattttataGAAGTTGACTTTCTTTTTATAGGCAGGATTAATTTTCATGAAGTATGTTGATCCGTTTTTTGATGATACTATGGCTAATGATTTTGTAATTCCCACAAAAACAGTGAATTTATGCTTGGCACAAATAAAAACTCTGTGCCTTGAATTTTTTTATcagtcatataaacatatattaagaGATAATGTTAATTGATTGGTAAAGATTCTTGATCTGAAATGTCCATACCTCTAAAATTTTAATAAAGACTGATTTTATATTGATAGAGTTGACATATTTTAACCCAAAAAAAAGTTTTGTGCTTTTTCAGCtgtgattcattctctctctctctttctttcttttttttctctctctccctctctttctttctctctctctctgtctttctttctctctctctgtctttctttctctctctctctgtctttctttctctctctctctctctctctctctctctctctctctctctctctctctctctctctctctctctctctctttctttcttctttcctttctttctctctctttctctctctctctctctctctctctctctctctctctctctctctccctctctctctctccctttttctttctctctctctctcccctctctctttttctttctttctctctctcctctctcttttttctttctctctctctctctctctctctctctctttcactctatctctctttctctctctctctttctctctttcactttctctctatctctctttcactatctctctatctctctttcactatctctctttcactgtatctccctctccctctccctctctctctctctctctttctctttctctctctccctctctttctctatctctttctctctctttctctctctccctctctctctctctctctctctctctctctctctctctctctctctctctctcaagttattTGTTACAGTAGGAATTAGATATTTATAAATCCCTTTTAACAAAAATATCAGAATTTAACACAAGATTTCTTTCCACCCGCATATACTAAAAGCATTCCCTTTCAACAGAACTCGAACCTCGTATTACAAGCAGATGTCCGGCTTATCGAGCGGCGTGGCAAAGATGAGGCCACCGGAGAGGTCATGTCCCTCACGGGGAAGCTGGAGGGCACGCGTATGGGGGACCGGTACCAGCGCACCCGGCCACAGCAACCCAAGGAGGAACAGAGGAAGTCAAAGAAACAGAAGCGCGAGGATGCCCCTAGCATTGCCGTGAAGAACATGACCATTCTGGAGCTAGACGACATGGCTGACATATTCTACAGACCAAAGAGCACTGACACAAAGCAGACCTATGAGGTGATCCTATCATTTATCCAGGAAGCCCTTGGAGACCAGCCCAGGGATGTCCTTTGTGGTGCAGCCGATGAAGTTTTGTCAGTCCTCAAAAATGATAAACTCAAAGACAGAGAACgcaagaaggagacggaagagttGTTGGGAAGTCTGGCAGAGGAAAGGTTTGCGGTGCTAGTCAATTTGGGGAAGAAAATCACAGATTTTGGCCATGAGACGAAGACAGTGGCAAATGAGGCTGTGCTAGACGAGACTCATGGTGTCAACGTGCAGTTTGAAGAttctgaggaagaggaggaagatgatgtggCAGGTGAAGTtcgagatgatgaagaagaagaaattgatgcAGAAGAGAGTGCTGCAGGTTCTCATGCCATCCATGCAGAGAACCTCACAGGAGGTGACCAAGTTGGAGCCAAGAAGGAGAGAGTGCTGAGCCCGCACGACATTGGTGCACACTGGCTGCAGAGGGAGCTGAACAGATTTTACAATGATCCAATACAGGCGCAGACAAAGTCAAGCGATGTGCTCGAAATTCTCAAAACAGCCAAGGATGACAGAGAGTGTGAGAATAAACTTGTGCTCAATCTGGGATATGATAAATTTGAATTTATTAAGATCTTAAACAAGAATCGTCAGATGGTGTTATACTGCACCCTCCTTGCCTCAGCCCagtcagaaacagaaaaagaagagattcgCAGAATAATGTTAGCAGAGCCTAACCTGAAAAGAATCCTGGCTTTGCTTGAAAACGAGGAGGAGGCCATGGACATGAACGACAATGGAGAGGAATTGGGTGGCTCCCGACCAAGAAGAATCAACACAGAGGCAATGGAAGTAGATGACAGGTCAGGACAGGTCCCTGGTCATAGAGAATATGTTGACCTGGAGGCTCTTGTATTTACAACAGGTTCTCATTACAACTCCAACAAGAAGTGCCACCTTCCAGAGGGCTCAACAAGGCAGATGAAGAAAGGGTATGATGAGATCCATGTTCCTGCCCTCAAACCCAAACCCTTTGCTCCAGATGAAACCTTGGTCCCTATTGCAAACTTGCCAACTTATGCCCAGCCTGCTTTTGATGGCTTTAAGAACCTCAACAGAATCCAGAGCAAGTTGTTCAAGGCAGCCATGGACAGTGATGAAAATCTACTGCTTTGTGCTCCCACTGGTGCAGGTAAAACCAATGTTGCTCTCCTTACCATTTTAAGGGAAGTCGGCAAGAACACCAACCCAGATGGATCCATCAATGGGGATGCATTCAAAATCATATATGTGGCACCCATGCGCTCCCTTGTAACAGAGATGACCCAGAACTTCTCTAAGAGGCTGGAGTCTTATGGGCTGAAGGTAGGGGAGCTGACTGGTGATCATCAGTTGACACGAGAGCAAATTATGGAAACCCAAGTGATTGTGTGTACGCCAGAGAAGTGGGATGTCATTACAAGACGTGGTGGGGAGAGGTCATACACTCAGCTTGTGAGACTTATTATATTTGATGAAATCCATCTCCTCCATGACGAACGAGGCCCTGTGCTAGAAGCTTTGGTGGCACGTACTTTGAGAAATGCTGAAACAACAGGGGACATTGTTCGCTTGGTTGGATTGTCAGCTACATTGCCAAATTATGAAGATGTTGCAGCATTCCTGAGAGTCAATCTAAAGACTGGGCTGTTCTTCTTTGACAACAGTTTCCGACCAGTGCCCCTTGCACAGCAGTACATTGGTATTACTGAGAAGAAGGCCATCAAGAGATACCAAGTCATGAATGATATCCTGTATGAGAAGGTGATGGAGCATGCTGGAAAGAATCAGATCCTTATTTTTGTTCACTCAAGGAAAGAGACAGCTAAAACTGCCAAAGCAATCTTGGACATGTGTCTGGAGAAAGATACTCTCGGTAATTTCCTGAGAGAAGGATCAGCATCCACAGAGGTGTTGCGCACAGAGGCTGAACAGGTGAAGAACAATGACCTTAAAGGATTACTGCCCTACGGCTTTGCTATTCATCATGCTGGAATGAACAGAGTGGATCGTAACTTGGTGGAAGATCTGTTTGCTGATCGGCACATTCAAGTGTTGGTGTCCACTGCCACACTTGCCTGGGGTGTGAACCTTCCAGCTCACACTGTAGTGATTAAAGGAACACAGGTCTATGATGCAAGCAAGGGACGTTGGGTAGAGTTGGGTGCTTTGGATGTACTGCAGATGCTGGGACGTGCAGGTCGACCCCAATATGATACAAAGGGTGAAGGCATCCTCATCACCAACCATTCAGAGTTGCAATATTACCTTTCCTTAATGAATCAACAGTTGCCCATCGAATCCCAGTTGATAGCAAAGTTGCCAGACCTTTTAAATGCAGAAATTGTCTTAGGATCAGTTCAAAGTGTTCGAGATGCTGTGAACTGGTTGGGTTACACCTACTTGTATGTGAGAATGGTCCGTGCAGGCAACTTGTATGCAGTGCAGTCTGACACCTCTGACAAATACTTGCAGCAGCATCGAGCCAACCTTATCCATTCAGCAGCTCTGAAACTAGAAAAGGGCAACCTCATCAAATACGATAAAAAGAGTGGGAATTTCCAGGTGACAGAGTTGGGACGCATTGCCAGTTACTTTTACATCACTTTTGACACAATGAATGTCTACAACCAGCAGTTGAAGCCAACTTTGAGTGAGATTGAGTTGTTTAGGGTCTTCTCTCAGAGTTCTGAGTTCAAGAACCTgatggtgagagaggaggaaaagctgGAGTTGAAGAAGCTGATGGAACGTGTACCGATTCCAATCAAGGAGAGTGTGGAAGAGCCCAGTGCAAAGGTCAACATCCTCTTGCAGGCTTATATTTCTCAGCTCAAACTTGATGGTTTTGCCCTTATGTCAGATATGGTGTATGTGACACAGAGTGCCGGCAGGCTGATGAGAGCCATGTTTGAGATTGTGCTCCACAGGGGCTGGGCCCAGCTGGCAGACAAGACCCTGAACCTGTGCAAGATGGTGGACAAGAGGATGTGGCAGTCCATGTCACCCCTTCGCCAGTTTAGGAAGATCCCAGAGGAGGCTATCCGCAAGCTGGAGAAGAAGAGCATTCCCTGGGAACGTCTCTATGATTTGGGCCCCAACGAGATTGGTGAGCTCATCCGCATGCcaaaaggagggaagatgatCCACAAGTACATTCATCAGCTACCAAAGC from Penaeus vannamei isolate JL-2024 chromosome 43, ASM4276789v1, whole genome shotgun sequence includes the following:
- the Brr2 gene encoding U5 small nuclear ribonucleoprotein 200 kDa helicase codes for the protein MADQTARQLQYEYKANSNLVLQADVRLIERRGKDEATGEVMSLTGKLEGTRMGDRYQRTRPQQPKEEQRKSKKQKREDAPSIAVKNMTILELDDMADIFYRPKSTDTKQTYEVILSFIQEALGDQPRDVLCGAADEVLSVLKNDKLKDRERKKETEELLGSLAEERFAVLVNLGKKITDFGHETKTVANEAVLDETHGVNVQFEDSEEEEEDDVAGEVRDDEEEEIDAEESAAGSHAIHAENLTGGDQVGAKKERVLSPHDIGAHWLQRELNRFYNDPIQAQTKSSDVLEILKTAKDDRECENKLVLNLGYDKFEFIKILNKNRQMVLYCTLLASAQSETEKEEIRRIMLAEPNLKRILALLENEEEAMDMNDNGEELGGSRPRRINTEAMEVDDRSGQVPGHREYVDLEALVFTTGSHYNSNKKCHLPEGSTRQMKKGYDEIHVPALKPKPFAPDETLVPIANLPTYAQPAFDGFKNLNRIQSKLFKAAMDSDENLLLCAPTGAGKTNVALLTILREVGKNTNPDGSINGDAFKIIYVAPMRSLVTEMTQNFSKRLESYGLKVGELTGDHQLTREQIMETQVIVCTPEKWDVITRRGGERSYTQLVRLIIFDEIHLLHDERGPVLEALVARTLRNAETTGDIVRLVGLSATLPNYEDVAAFLRVNLKTGLFFFDNSFRPVPLAQQYIGITEKKAIKRYQVMNDILYEKVMEHAGKNQILIFVHSRKETAKTAKAILDMCLEKDTLGNFLREGSASTEVLRTEAEQVKNNDLKGLLPYGFAIHHAGMNRVDRNLVEDLFADRHIQVLVSTATLAWGVNLPAHTVVIKGTQVYDASKGRWVELGALDVLQMLGRAGRPQYDTKGEGILITNHSELQYYLSLMNQQLPIESQLIAKLPDLLNAEIVLGSVQSVRDAVNWLGYTYLYVRMVRAGNLYAVQSDTSDKYLQQHRANLIHSAALKLEKGNLIKYDKKSGNFQVTELGRIASYFYITFDTMNVYNQQLKPTLSEIELFRVFSQSSEFKNLMVREEEKLELKKLMERVPIPIKESVEEPSAKVNILLQAYISQLKLDGFALMSDMVYVTQSAGRLMRAMFEIVLHRGWAQLADKTLNLCKMVDKRMWQSMSPLRQFRKIPEEAIRKLEKKSIPWERLYDLGPNEIGELIRMPKGGKMIHKYIHQLPKLDLETHIQPITRQMLKVELTITPDFKWDEKVHGRSQAFWILVEDVDAENILHHEYFLLKQKFNEDEHVIKFFVPVFEPLHPHYFIRITSDTWLAAETQLPVSFRHLILPEKYPPPTELLDLQPLPITALRNPQYEALYKTLNRNQQFNPIQTQVFNATYNSDDSVFIAAPTGSGKTLCAEFAILRMFSQDETARCVYVASKDEIVESMYDHWQEKFGNLDKRVVLLTGETGADLKLLNKANIVVSTAEKWDVLSRRWKQRKNVQNISLFIVDELQLMGGSDGPTLEVVCSRIRYIASKISKHIRILALSSSLANARDVAQWLGCSSNYTFNFHPNVRPLPLELHIQGFNNPHNASRIYAMAKPAYSAILKHSPRKPAMVFVPSRKQSMITASDLLTFAAADKEPQRFLQVNPEEMTEFLPQISDEMLRELVSQGVGYLHEGLSARDRRMVERLFEAEAIQVVVVSRALCWAVTAPAHLVVIMDTQSYNGRLHNYEDYPITDTLQMVGRANRPNDDDEAKCVLMCHSSKKDYFKKFLYEPLPIESHLDHALHDHFNAEIVTRTIENKQEAVDYVTWTFLYRRMTQNPNYYGLQGVSHRHLSDHLSDLVENTLHDLEESRCITIEDDMDTAPLNLGIIASYYYINYTTIELFNKSLNSKTKIRGLLEIISSAAEYENVPIRHGEEDTLRRLIQKVPNKPEGKPTDPHTKTNLMLQAHLTRLTLSAELQQDTELVLGRALRLIQACVDVLSSNGWLAPALSAMTLAQMVTQAMWSKDSYLKQLPHFTSDMIERCEAKDVTSVFDILELEDDDRNRLLQLSDAQMTDVARFCNRYPSINLDYEVVDSDSITSGAMVNVEVVLEREDEPGPVIAPLFPHKREEGWWVIIGDPKANSLISIESPRPAEGSYEYRLYFMSDAYMGCDQEYKVPLRVREAESESDSDSD